In the genome of bacterium, one region contains:
- a CDS encoding OmpA family protein → MKPTLDRFVLLAVMLLLVSPSARADEDWGDYSLFTLSPYGGTTIWSDDIGLEDDLIYGARAAILFVPWLGVEGTYGFTKTMRVPDAAETKIHHTGMDLVLNLMPRAGINPYLTGGWAQLNTKGGWLGDGEAKLNGWEAGAGLKLRLGGDNVNRRDLRLEVRDVMSDLMTDFGNGGETTHNLVATAGLQFGFGRGSKDSDFDGVRDREDLCPGTPAGAIVDAAGCPNDSDGDGVLDGLDRCSDTPAGATIDGSGCPSDSDGDGVLDGLDRCPDTPAGATIDGSGCPSDSDGDGVLDGLDQCPDTPSHLQADASGCPIAITATETELLDTGMIRTSLVTFESGSDELKVQSFGELDKIGETLINWPELRVEIGGHTDAQGSEKLNQELSEKRARAVLDYMSARFPDIDSGQYTVFGYGESLPVADNATAEGRARNRRVEFKVLNAETIKRVIESQKLLER, encoded by the coding sequence ATGAAACCCACTCTCGACAGGTTCGTGCTGCTGGCGGTGATGCTGCTGCTCGTGTCGCCGTCGGCCCGCGCCGACGAGGACTGGGGAGACTATTCCCTCTTCACCCTCAGCCCCTACGGCGGCACCACGATCTGGTCCGACGACATCGGCCTCGAAGACGACCTGATCTACGGCGCCCGCGCCGCCATCCTCTTCGTCCCCTGGCTGGGCGTGGAAGGCACCTACGGTTTCACCAAGACCATGCGCGTGCCGGACGCGGCCGAGACCAAGATCCACCACACCGGCATGGACCTGGTCCTGAACCTGATGCCCCGCGCGGGCATCAATCCCTATCTGACCGGCGGCTGGGCCCAGCTCAACACCAAGGGCGGCTGGCTCGGCGACGGCGAGGCCAAGCTCAACGGCTGGGAGGCCGGCGCGGGCCTCAAGCTCCGCCTCGGCGGCGACAACGTCAATCGGCGCGACCTGCGCCTCGAGGTGCGCGACGTGATGAGCGACCTGATGACGGACTTCGGCAACGGCGGCGAGACGACCCACAACCTCGTCGCGACCGCCGGTCTGCAGTTCGGCTTCGGCCGCGGCAGCAAGGACTCCGACTTCGACGGCGTGCGCGACCGCGAGGACTTGTGTCCCGGCACGCCGGCCGGCGCCATCGTCGATGCCGCGGGTTGCCCGAACGACAGTGACGGTGACGGCGTCCTCGACGGGCTCGACCGCTGCTCCGACACGCCCGCCGGCGCCACCATCGACGGCTCCGGCTGCCCGTCCGACAGCGACGGCGACGGCGTCCTCGACGGGCTCGACCGCTGCCCCGACACGCCCGCCGGCGCCACCATCGACGGCTCTGGCTGCCCGTCCGACAGCGACGGCGACGGCGTCCTCGACGGGCTCGACCAGTGCCCCGACACGCCCTCGCACCTGCAGGCGGACGCGTCCGGTTGCCCCATCGCCATCACCGCGACCGAGACCGAGCTGCTCGACACCGGCATGATCCGCACTTCCCTGGTCACGTTCGAGTCCGGCTCCGACGAGCTGAAGGTCCAGAGCTTCGGCGAGCTGGACAAGATCGGCGAGACGCTGATCAACTGGCCCGAGCTGCGCGTGGAGATCGGCGGACATACCGACGCCCAGGGCTCCGAGAAGCTGAACCAGGAGCTGTCCGAGAAGCGCGCCCGGGCGGTTCTCGACTACATGAGCGCCAGGTTCCCGGACATCGACTCCGGCCAGTACACGGTGTTCGGTTACGGCGAGTCGCTGCCCGTGGCCGACAACGCCACGGCCGAGGGACGCGCCCGCAACCGCCGCGTGGAGTTCAAGGTGCTCAACGCGGAGACGATCAAGCGCGTTATCGAGAGCCAGAAGCTGCTGGAGCGGTAG
- a CDS encoding sigma-70 family RNA polymerase sigma factor, with protein MTSDEKLVVAAQEAPEGDTRAFDALVVRHQERVLANCRYLSGSADDAHDLAQEVFVKAFFGLERFQGRSQFGSWVQRIKVNHCLNHLRKRKGKSFLELDDPTLCSAVELQSHASTERDVGHRDMRDRIRTVLDAMPDTLRVPLIMCDLDGFSYQEIADSLELGLSAVKMRIKRAREEFRRLYRE; from the coding sequence ATGACAAGCGATGAAAAGCTCGTCGTCGCCGCCCAGGAGGCGCCGGAAGGCGACACGCGCGCGTTCGACGCGCTCGTGGTTCGACATCAGGAGCGCGTCCTGGCGAACTGTCGCTATCTGAGCGGTTCCGCCGACGATGCGCACGATCTGGCCCAGGAAGTCTTCGTCAAGGCCTTCTTCGGCCTGGAGCGGTTCCAGGGGCGCTCGCAGTTCGGCTCGTGGGTGCAGAGGATCAAGGTGAACCACTGTCTGAACCACCTGCGCAAGCGCAAGGGGAAGTCGTTCCTGGAGCTGGACGATCCTACCCTCTGCAGCGCGGTCGAGCTCCAGTCGCACGCCTCGACCGAGCGCGACGTCGGCCACCGCGACATGCGCGACAGGATCCGCACGGTGCTGGATGCGATGCCCGACACCTTGCGCGTCCCGTTGATAATGTGCGACCTGGACGGGTTTTCGTATCAGGAGATCGCGGACTCCCTGGAGCTGGGCCTGTCCGCCGTGAAGATGCGGATCAAGCGCGCACGCGAGGAATTCCGCCGCCTCTACCGAGAATGA
- a CDS encoding mechanosensitive ion channel, whose amino-acid sequence MDTGFSLKTAATDVLSNLASAIAEFVPRAFTGLVVVLLGILLAKLAEKAIRTAFDKFRLDELLGRVGLTDILGRLGLRRPPGQILARLVYWMLVLLFTQSAAQAVGLTVVAEAIAAFFSYTPNIIAAALVLLVGMMVSRFVGEAITRAAADSGVEFAPTLGRAASALIFFVVAVMAVSQLRIDTELVKSVVLVLLSGMAVALALTFGLGTRDVTRNIVAGYYVRKLFRVGETVNVAGESGTLTGVTSLQTLIERDGEIAAVPNKVFLEEVARR is encoded by the coding sequence ATGGACACCGGATTTTCGCTGAAGACCGCGGCGACGGACGTGCTGAGCAACCTGGCCTCGGCCATCGCCGAGTTCGTGCCGCGCGCCTTCACCGGCCTGGTGGTCGTGCTGCTGGGCATCCTGCTGGCCAAGCTCGCCGAGAAGGCCATCCGCACCGCGTTCGACAAGTTCCGCCTGGACGAGCTTCTCGGGAGGGTCGGCCTCACGGACATCCTGGGCCGGCTGGGGCTGCGCAGGCCGCCCGGTCAGATCCTGGCGCGCCTGGTGTACTGGATGCTCGTGCTGCTGTTCACCCAGAGCGCCGCGCAGGCGGTCGGGTTGACGGTCGTCGCAGAGGCCATCGCAGCCTTCTTCTCGTACACCCCCAACATCATCGCCGCCGCGCTCGTGCTGTTGGTCGGCATGATGGTATCGCGCTTCGTGGGCGAGGCCATCACGCGCGCCGCCGCCGATTCCGGCGTTGAGTTCGCGCCGACCCTGGGCCGCGCCGCCTCGGCGCTGATCTTCTTCGTGGTGGCGGTGATGGCTGTTTCCCAGCTCCGTATCGACACGGAGCTGGTCAAGTCGGTGGTCCTGGTGCTGCTGAGCGGCATGGCCGTGGCGCTGGCCCTCACCTTCGGCCTGGGCACCCGCGACGTCACGCGCAACATCGTGGCCGGATATTACGTCAGGAAGCTCTTTCGGGTCGGCGAAACGGTGAACGTCGCCGGCGAGAGCGGCACACTGACGGGCGTCACCTCCCTGCAGACGCTGATCGAACGCGACGGCGAGATCGCGGCCGTGCCCAACAAGGTGTTCCTGGAGGAGGTCGCCCGGCGCTAG
- a CDS encoding PAS domain S-box protein, with amino-acid sequence MGKGTDLLTRDTHGAAGLPSDAAAWFASVRGMDPEDAARALRVHEDLDVSDLNMAQHEIVWVVDLETRRLRSLSASAESVYGRSYAELLAYPGLMWEAVHAEDRGELAEFFAVCAVERACVRYFRVTRPDGEIRHLSERAVLVRDEHGRPVRAKGMQIDVTDEQRLTDTLDLFRFSIDKAQDAVFIMDTDFRFLEVNEAACRSLGYDKRELVGMKVPEVDVDFPPAALAEVLSRLRGEGSVLIDGRHKRQDGLVFPVEIAANLFEISGREFVCVFARDISKRKAAEVERRERIARLQRQKEAFERLSGDNGVHDGDRRSALKIICETGARTLEVERTSVWLLDDAQETLRCENLYERTSGDHLDNIVLDARQFPAYFAAIRSAHLVDAHAARTDPRTSEFAEGYLEPLGITSMLDVSIRMSGRLVGVVCFEHVGPSRTWTSEEAAFAGTIAEHVAHLMERCERQRREAELGEERRRLKTLIASLPGMAFRIRKADDWPVEFISDGSTELTGWTPYDLLGNRNVRHIDVVHPDDQKMVWETMDDALRNHHAYEVEYRIITKQGEEKWVWEKGQGVYDASGELMAAEGFVTDISGRIRAEQAMRDSEFRHRELFNNMRSGVAVFETDDGVDFRCTDLNKAGERIDGLNKSDILAGDAREVFPGFEKCGLLDVIKCVWSSGEPERVEAFVNRDDWGESWREAYVYKLPSGEIILVYEDVTENMKRQADLRLKQFSINQSSDAVFWIARDGTFIDVNKTACSNYGYNREELLRLGVFDLTDEYTSESWERRCQEVRKIGFQRKEGWHRDKDGKRFPVDISINHLEFEGHEYYCALVRDITARKAAEEHINRLNQSLEKRVEERTTELRDSREKYRLLIESLREKYIFYSLAPDGTFAYISPSVTNVLGHEIADLQDYRSLFTANEALRREVEGTTRLSLQGLEQPPFEVEIRHRDGSLRMLDVMQVPVCDGHGNVLSVEGIAHDITESRRAQEMIRDQQDQLLESEKMAALGSLVAGVAHEINTPVGIGVTAASHLQEKIEHYRGLYESAKLRRSEFETFLRESGDSARMILSNLDKAAQLIQGFKGVAVDQTGEGRRLFDLKQYLDEVLLSLRPEFKRTGHTVTLSCDEGIMVDSYPGAVSHTITNLVMNSLIHGFQDREHGEIRIEAGSAGENVTIVYSDNGVGMTKEIRRQIYDPFFTTRRGQGGSGLGMHVVYNSVTNSLGGSISCASSPGEGATFTIEFPLRNGSGDDAAR; translated from the coding sequence GTGGGCAAGGGTACGGACTTGTTGACACGCGACACGCACGGCGCCGCCGGCCTGCCCTCGGACGCCGCGGCCTGGTTCGCGTCCGTACGGGGAATGGACCCGGAGGACGCCGCGCGCGCCCTGCGCGTACACGAGGATCTCGACGTCTCCGACCTGAACATGGCCCAGCACGAGATCGTCTGGGTGGTCGATCTCGAGACCCGCCGGCTGCGCAGCCTGTCCGCCTCCGCCGAGAGCGTCTACGGAAGATCCTACGCCGAACTCCTGGCTTATCCGGGCCTGATGTGGGAGGCGGTCCACGCCGAGGATCGCGGCGAGCTCGCCGAGTTCTTCGCGGTCTGCGCGGTCGAACGCGCGTGCGTCCGCTACTTCCGCGTCACGCGGCCCGACGGCGAGATCCGGCACCTGTCCGAGCGCGCCGTCCTGGTGCGCGACGAGCACGGCAGGCCCGTCCGCGCCAAGGGCATGCAGATCGATGTGACCGACGAACAACGCCTCACCGACACCCTCGACCTGTTCCGCTTCTCGATCGACAAGGCCCAGGACGCCGTCTTCATCATGGACACCGACTTCCGCTTCCTGGAGGTCAACGAGGCCGCCTGCCGCTCCCTGGGCTACGACAAGAGGGAACTGGTCGGCATGAAGGTCCCGGAAGTCGATGTGGACTTCCCCCCGGCGGCGCTCGCCGAGGTGTTGAGCCGCCTGCGTGGCGAGGGCAGCGTGTTGATCGACGGGCGGCACAAGCGCCAGGACGGCCTGGTATTCCCCGTCGAGATCGCGGCGAACCTTTTCGAGATCAGCGGCCGGGAGTTCGTCTGTGTCTTCGCCCGGGATATCTCCAAGCGGAAGGCCGCCGAGGTGGAGCGCCGCGAACGTATCGCCCGGCTGCAGCGGCAGAAGGAGGCCTTCGAGAGGCTGTCCGGCGACAACGGCGTGCACGACGGCGATCGCCGCAGTGCCCTGAAGATCATCTGCGAAACCGGGGCCCGGACCCTGGAGGTCGAGCGGACGAGCGTCTGGCTCCTCGACGATGCGCAGGAAACCCTGCGCTGCGAGAACCTCTACGAGCGCACGTCGGGCGATCACCTGGACAACATCGTCCTCGATGCCCGGCAATTCCCGGCCTACTTCGCCGCCATCAGAAGCGCACACCTGGTGGACGCCCATGCGGCCAGGACCGATCCGCGCACCAGCGAATTCGCCGAGGGCTACCTCGAGCCGCTGGGGATCACGTCGATGCTCGACGTCTCGATCCGCATGTCGGGACGCCTCGTGGGGGTCGTCTGCTTCGAGCACGTGGGGCCGTCGCGCACCTGGACCTCGGAAGAGGCCGCCTTCGCGGGCACCATCGCCGAGCACGTGGCGCATCTGATGGAGCGCTGCGAACGGCAACGGCGCGAGGCGGAACTCGGCGAGGAGCGCCGCAGGCTCAAGACCCTGATCGCCAGCCTGCCGGGCATGGCCTTCCGCATCCGGAAGGCCGACGATTGGCCCGTGGAGTTCATCAGCGACGGCAGCACGGAGCTGACCGGCTGGACGCCCTACGATCTGCTCGGAAACCGGAACGTGCGGCACATCGACGTGGTGCATCCCGACGACCAGAAGATGGTGTGGGAGACCATGGACGACGCCCTGCGCAACCACCATGCGTACGAGGTCGAGTACCGGATCATAACGAAGCAGGGCGAGGAGAAATGGGTCTGGGAGAAGGGCCAGGGCGTCTACGACGCGAGCGGCGAACTGATGGCCGCCGAAGGATTCGTGACCGACATCTCGGGGCGCATCAGGGCCGAGCAGGCCATGCGGGACAGCGAGTTCCGCCACCGTGAGCTGTTCAACAACATGCGCTCCGGCGTGGCGGTCTTCGAGACCGACGACGGCGTCGACTTCCGCTGCACGGACCTGAACAAGGCCGGGGAGCGCATCGACGGCCTGAACAAATCCGACATCCTCGCCGGTGATGCCCGCGAGGTCTTCCCGGGGTTCGAGAAGTGCGGTCTGCTGGATGTCATTAAATGTGTCTGGAGCTCCGGTGAGCCCGAGCGCGTGGAAGCTTTCGTCAACCGCGACGACTGGGGCGAGAGCTGGCGGGAGGCCTACGTCTACAAGCTGCCCAGCGGCGAGATCATCCTGGTCTACGAGGACGTGACCGAGAACATGAAGCGCCAGGCGGACCTGCGCCTGAAACAGTTTTCCATCAACCAGTCCAGCGACGCGGTCTTCTGGATCGCGCGGGACGGCACATTCATCGACGTCAACAAGACGGCCTGCAGCAACTACGGATACAACCGCGAAGAACTGCTGCGCCTGGGCGTCTTCGATCTCACCGACGAGTACACGTCCGAGAGCTGGGAACGGAGATGCCAGGAGGTGCGCAAGATCGGCTTCCAGCGCAAGGAGGGGTGGCACAGGGACAAGGACGGCAAGCGGTTCCCGGTGGATATCTCCATCAACCACCTGGAGTTCGAGGGCCACGAATACTACTGCGCCCTGGTGCGCGACATCACCGCGCGCAAGGCGGCGGAAGAGCACATCAATCGCCTCAACCAGTCCCTGGAGAAGAGGGTGGAGGAGCGGACGACGGAGTTGCGCGACAGCCGCGAGAAGTACCGTCTGCTGATCGAGAGCCTGCGCGAGAAGTATATCTTCTACTCCCTCGCGCCAGACGGCACCTTCGCCTACATCAGCCCGTCGGTGACGAACGTGCTCGGTCACGAGATCGCCGATCTTCAGGATTACCGCTCGCTCTTCACGGCCAACGAAGCGCTCCGGCGCGAGGTGGAGGGCACGACCCGGCTCAGTCTGCAGGGACTCGAACAACCGCCCTTCGAGGTCGAGATCAGGCACCGGGACGGCAGTCTGAGGATGCTGGACGTCATGCAGGTGCCGGTCTGCGACGGGCACGGGAACGTGCTCTCCGTCGAGGGCATCGCCCACGACATCACAGAGAGCAGGCGCGCCCAGGAGATGATCCGCGACCAGCAGGACCAGCTGCTCGAGTCGGAGAAGATGGCGGCCCTGGGCAGCCTGGTCGCGGGCGTCGCCCACGAGATCAACACGCCGGTGGGCATCGGCGTCACGGCGGCCTCCCATCTCCAGGAGAAGATCGAGCACTATCGCGGGCTCTACGAGTCCGCCAAGCTGCGCCGGTCCGAATTCGAGACCTTCCTGCGGGAAAGTGGCGATTCCGCCCGCATGATCCTGTCGAATCTCGACAAGGCCGCGCAGCTGATCCAGGGCTTCAAGGGCGTCGCCGTGGACCAGACCGGCGAGGGCCGGCGACTGTTCGACCTGAAGCAGTACCTGGACGAGGTCCTGCTCAGCCTCCGTCCCGAGTTCAAGCGGACCGGCCATACGGTGACCCTGTCCTGCGACGAGGGCATCATGGTGGACAGCTATCCCGGCGCGGTATCCCACACCATCACGAACCTGGTCATGAACTCCCTGATCCACGGCTTCCAGGACCGGGAGCACGGCGAGATCAGGATCGAGGCCGGCTCCGCGGGCGAGAACGTCACCATCGTCTACAGCGACAACGGCGTCGGCATGACCAAGGAGATCCGCAGGCAGATCTACGATCCGTTCTTCACGACCCGACGCGGCCAGGGTGGCAGCGGCCTGGGCATGCACGTGGTCTACAACTCGGTCACGAATTCGTTGGGCGGGAGCATCTCCTGCGCCAGCAGCCCCGGCGAGGGCGCGACGTTCACCATAGAGTTCCCCCTGCGGAACGGGAGCGGCGATGACGCGGCTCGATGA